The Sphaerospermopsis torques-reginae ITEP-024 genome has a window encoding:
- a CDS encoding universal stress protein — protein MLKTILVALDGSEIAERVIETLGDLVLSANTKVVLCHVFPAPEAEIELPADRPHPDSPKLSYFQIEKQLQSYQEKLPVQSELELVTGEPAEEIIRLANIYKADLVVIGSRGLTGMNKIVQGSVSTQVMEEAHCSVLVVKPGK, from the coding sequence GTGTTAAAAACTATTTTAGTAGCTCTGGATGGTTCGGAAATTGCGGAACGAGTAATTGAAACTTTAGGTGATTTGGTGCTGTCTGCAAACACCAAAGTTGTTCTTTGTCATGTATTTCCCGCACCAGAGGCAGAAATAGAATTACCCGCTGATCGTCCTCATCCAGACTCACCAAAGTTGTCTTATTTCCAGATAGAAAAGCAGTTGCAATCCTACCAGGAAAAATTACCAGTTCAAAGCGAGTTAGAATTAGTAACTGGTGAACCTGCGGAGGAAATTATTAGACTGGCCAATATTTACAAAGCTGATCTGGTGGTTATTGGTAGTCGGGGGTTAACGGGGATGAATAAAATTGTTCAGGGTTCGGTTAGCACTCAGGTAATGGAAGAAGCTCATTGTTCGGTGTTGGTGGTGAAACCGGGGAAGTAA
- the hisD gene encoding histidinol dehydrogenase produces MLRIITQQADVISELQRICDRTQDEQVLHKEATVREVLQAVKRQGDKAVLHYTAEFDHQTLQPEELRVTGSELDAAYQQVSKDLLAAINLACRQIEAFHRQRVPKSWVHFGDDEVVLGKRYTPVDRAGLYVPGGRASYPSTVLMNAIPAKVAGVPRIVMVTPPGAGKTINPAVLVAAQEAGVEEIYRIGGAQAIAALAYGTETIPKVNVISGPGNIYVTLAKKLVYGTVGIDSLAGPSEVLIIADETANPAHVAADMLAQAEHDPMAAAILLTTDAGLAKKVQAAVDRQLVDHPRRIDTEKAIAHYGLIVVVESLEAAAEFSNEFAPEHLELEVEDPWTLISHIRHAGAIFLGNSTPEAVGDYLAGPNHTLPTSGAARYASALGVETFLKHSSIIQYSPTALGKVAGAIDTLAKAEGLPSHADSVRRRVQEEE; encoded by the coding sequence ATGCTGCGAATTATTACTCAGCAGGCAGACGTTATATCCGAACTACAACGTATCTGCGATCGCACCCAGGATGAACAGGTGCTTCACAAAGAAGCAACGGTACGTGAAGTGTTGCAAGCAGTCAAGCGCCAAGGCGACAAAGCTGTACTGCACTACACAGCCGAATTTGACCATCAAACCTTGCAACCAGAAGAACTGAGGGTGACAGGTTCAGAACTGGATGCAGCTTACCAACAGGTATCAAAGGATTTGTTGGCAGCTATTAACCTGGCTTGTCGCCAAATTGAAGCGTTTCACCGTCAGCGAGTACCAAAAAGCTGGGTACACTTTGGCGATGATGAAGTGGTACTGGGTAAACGCTATACTCCTGTAGATCGGGCAGGTTTATACGTCCCTGGAGGTCGAGCTTCCTACCCCAGTACGGTGCTAATGAATGCGATACCAGCGAAGGTGGCAGGTGTACCACGGATAGTGATGGTAACACCACCAGGAGCAGGTAAAACAATCAATCCAGCCGTCTTGGTGGCTGCCCAAGAAGCTGGAGTCGAAGAAATTTATCGGATTGGTGGCGCTCAGGCGATCGCTGCTTTAGCCTACGGTACGGAAACAATTCCTAAAGTGAATGTCATTAGCGGACCAGGTAACATTTATGTCACCTTGGCCAAAAAGCTAGTTTACGGCACTGTGGGCATTGATTCCTTAGCAGGACCGAGCGAAGTGCTAATTATTGCCGACGAAACAGCCAATCCTGCCCATGTTGCTGCGGATATGTTAGCTCAGGCAGAACATGATCCAATGGCGGCGGCGATTTTGTTAACCACAGATGCGGGTTTAGCGAAAAAAGTCCAGGCAGCAGTAGATAGACAACTGGTAGATCATCCGAGAAGAATAGACACAGAAAAAGCGATCGCTCATTATGGGTTAATTGTTGTTGTCGAATCTTTAGAAGCAGCGGCAGAATTTTCCAATGAATTTGCACCTGAACACCTAGAATTGGAAGTTGAAGATCCTTGGACTTTAATTTCTCACATTCGTCATGCCGGGGCTATTTTCCTGGGTAATTCCACACCAGAAGCTGTAGGTGACTATTTAGCAGGTCCAAACCATACCTTACCTACTTCCGGTGCTGCTCGTTATGCTTCTGCCTTGGGTGTAGAAACTTTTCTTAAACACTCTAGTATTATCCAATACTCACCAACCGCACTGGGGAAAGTCGCTGGTGCAATTGATACTTTAGCGAAAGCGGAAGGTTTGCCTTCTCATGCTGATTCAGTACGAAGGCGAGTACAGGAAGAAGAGTAA